One window of Hydractinia symbiolongicarpus strain clone_291-10 chromosome 3, HSymV2.1, whole genome shotgun sequence genomic DNA carries:
- the LOC130636320 gene encoding uncharacterized protein LOC130636320 — protein sequence MRDSYFIRKTSYIKSEMRLNMIESYDIGSIIVSSLVLTLHQLIITSLLRIKKLRKVRSNKWFFYLSFGYVILAYSRLVGLFVNLEWFAPSAYFHIKLGLVAITLDRFCSIRYPYRYTHWRRENYKICFATVLTFGTAVYFYTMQNDKYHVHEDATVTIFFVAITLSVMFTLTTTNMVLFGIARRQLQNIHKLSSSLGKADSTETNVSTRSDALSADLKTKRRQLKEIKQFYVCFSYVLTYSVMWSPAVAVKFKNLVSNDHVSPYIFSWLICFADINSIFDGIVYVTVNRDLRSAIKACCCWTK from the exons GAAATGCGTTTAAACATGATAGAATCTTATGACATAGGTAGCATTATAGTATCTTCTCTTGTCTTAACTCTACACCAACTGATTATTACATCCCTATTACGAATCAAGAAATTGCGAAAAGTGAGATCAAACAAATGGTTTTTTTACTTGTCCTTTGGCTACGTAATTTTAGCGTATTCTAGATTGGTTGGTTTGTTTGTAAATCTGGAATGGTTTGCTCCCTCTGCATACTTTCACATTAAACTTGGATTGGTAGCAATCACATTAGATCGCTTTTGTTCCATACGTTATCCTTACCGATATACTCATTGGCGCAGGGAAAACTACAAGATTTGTTTTGCCACCGTTTTAACCTTTGGTACTGCTGTTTACTTTTATACAATGCAGAATGATAAATACCATGTCCACGAGGACGCAACCGTTACAATATTTTTCGTGGCGATCACACTTTCCGTGATGTTTACCTTGACAACAACCAACATGGTGCTTTTTGGGATAGCCAGGAGGCAATTgcaaaatatacacaaattatCGTCTTCTCTGGGCAAAGCAGATTCTACCG aaactaaTGTATCCACAAGATCTGACGCTCTAAGCGCTGATCTAAAGACAAAGAGGCGACAGTTAAAGGAAATCAAACAATTCTACGTATGCTTCTCGTACGTTCTGACGTATTCTGTTATGTGGTCGCCTGCAGTGgctgttaaatttaaaaatcttgtCTCTAACGATCACGTTTCCCCCTATATATTTTCATGGTTGATCTGCTTCGCAGATATCAATTCTATTTTTGATGGAATCGTGTATGTTACGGTAAACAGAGATTTAAGAAGTGCCATCAAAGCTTGTTGCTGCTGGacgaaataa